A window of the Methyloprofundus sp. genome harbors these coding sequences:
- a CDS encoding two-component system, response regulator FlrC: MKQYDVLVVEDDVALCEALCDTLEIEGYQVVTACNGTEALLKLSKNTFKLVVSDVQMPVMNGLQLLDNMQSQYTNTPILLMTAYGSVPKAVEAIQAGASDYLIKPFDASALVDKVATLVQQNPIAANDRVVADGAMQRLYQLAAKVAQTDVTVLIQGASGTGKEVLAQYVHQHSLHHQGSFVAINCAAIPETMMESMLFGYEKGAFTGATQAMPGKFEQAEGGTLLLDEISEMDLGLQAKLLRVIQEKEVERLGSQRKIKLNVRILATTNRQLKTYVQEGLFREDLYYRLNVFPLSIPALAERVDDILPLANDLLQRHASTGNKLPSFSAKAAKSLQAYHWPGNVRELENVVQRALILQSGGQITEQDLIFEEVVQEAAFAEVVSDSTVVLAVTNESRNLEVTDSESESLDCGLRSAEDKIILSTLDALQGSRKMTAEKLGISPRTLRYKIARMKDDGVCIPC, encoded by the coding sequence ATGAAACAGTATGATGTATTAGTGGTTGAGGATGATGTCGCACTTTGTGAGGCTTTATGTGATACTTTGGAAATTGAAGGCTATCAAGTAGTGACTGCATGTAATGGCACTGAGGCTTTACTGAAATTATCCAAAAATACCTTTAAATTAGTCGTCAGTGATGTGCAAATGCCGGTGATGAATGGGTTGCAATTACTGGATAATATGCAGAGTCAATACACAAATACGCCTATTTTATTAATGACTGCTTATGGCTCGGTGCCCAAGGCAGTAGAGGCCATTCAGGCAGGAGCTTCTGATTATTTGATTAAGCCATTTGATGCGAGTGCATTGGTTGATAAAGTAGCTACATTGGTGCAGCAAAACCCTATTGCGGCGAATGATCGTGTGGTGGCTGATGGTGCCATGCAACGCTTATACCAATTAGCGGCTAAAGTCGCCCAAACCGATGTTACCGTTTTAATACAAGGTGCTAGCGGCACAGGTAAGGAAGTGTTGGCGCAATATGTACATCAGCATTCCTTGCATCATCAAGGCTCCTTTGTAGCCATTAATTGTGCTGCGATTCCGGAAACCATGATGGAGTCGATGTTATTTGGTTATGAAAAAGGCGCATTTACTGGCGCTACTCAAGCGATGCCTGGTAAATTTGAACAAGCTGAGGGGGGCACTTTATTGCTGGATGAAATATCGGAAATGGATTTGGGTTTGCAGGCTAAATTATTACGTGTTATTCAGGAAAAAGAAGTAGAGCGCTTGGGGAGTCAGCGCAAAATTAAATTAAACGTCAGAATTTTGGCGACCACCAATCGCCAGTTGAAAACTTATGTTCAAGAGGGTTTATTTCGCGAAGATTTATATTATCGACTAAATGTTTTTCCTTTAAGTATTCCTGCATTAGCGGAACGTGTGGATGATATTTTGCCGTTGGCAAATGACCTATTGCAGCGCCATGCTTCCACGGGTAATAAATTGCCGTCTTTTAGTGCTAAGGCGGCTAAAAGCCTTCAGGCTTACCATTGGCCTGGCAATGTGCGTGAATTAGAGAATGTGGTGCAACGGGCTTTGATTTTACAATCAGGGGGGCAAATTACTGAGCAAGATTTAATTTTTGAAGAAGTGGTGCAAGAGGCTGCTTTTGCTGAAGTAGTATCTGATAGTACTGTTGTTTTAGCTGTTACTAATGAGTCTAGAAATCTTGAAGTGACTGATTCAGAATCAGAAAGTTTAGATTGTGGGTTGCGCTCTGCCGAAGATAAAATTATCTTAAGTACTTTAGATGCTTTGCAAGGAAGCCGAAAAATGACGGCGGAAAAATTAGGTATTAGTCCGCGCACCTTACGCTATAAAATAGCCAGAATGAAAGACGATGGTGTCTGTATTCCATGTTAA
- a CDS encoding two-component system, sensor histidine kinase FlrB — MTTFTSPQKAEQLTDAFRLFNQLSQNLSNSYQGLEEQVEKLHQELAAARSERVKTLLENEKLAVRLQQILAALPAAIIILDAQSRVLDCNTQAINFLGEPLIGQLWGEIAARSLIAVLDNPLERQLLNGLRVTVARSALPDTQEQVVVLSDVSEMNTLQETLNQQKHLSAMGEMVASMAHQVRTPLSTAILYASQLSNPAVAMDKRDKFSKKILERLHYLERQVNDMLVFAKEGRLAMAGFSLQSLLAKVERALADSVIEGQVQLTIDNQCTVDAMHGNEHALQGIIMNLLSNSVEAMQGKGLLYLKVVRHNKQAIMLSIKDSGSGIEAVHLQRIFEPFFTTRVNGTGLGLAVVDSVVKAHGGSVQCYSQLGSGTEFKIILPCISSVFEPSLSMGASA; from the coding sequence ATGACAACTTTTACTTCGCCACAGAAAGCAGAGCAATTGACAGATGCCTTTCGTCTTTTTAATCAGCTCTCACAAAATCTAAGTAATTCTTATCAGGGTTTGGAGGAGCAGGTAGAGAAATTACACCAGGAATTAGCTGCAGCGCGTAGTGAGCGTGTAAAAACATTGCTGGAAAATGAAAAATTGGCAGTGCGCTTGCAACAAATATTGGCTGCTTTACCAGCGGCCATTATTATTCTGGATGCACAAAGCCGAGTGCTTGATTGCAATACCCAAGCGATTAACTTTTTAGGGGAGCCCTTAATTGGCCAGCTTTGGGGTGAGATAGCGGCACGTAGTTTAATTGCTGTGCTGGATAATCCTTTGGAACGACAATTATTAAATGGTTTGCGGGTTACTGTTGCACGTAGTGCCTTGCCTGATACCCAGGAACAGGTGGTTGTTTTGAGTGATGTCAGTGAAATGAATACTTTGCAAGAGACCTTGAATCAGCAAAAGCATTTGTCTGCGATGGGGGAAATGGTGGCGAGTATGGCTCACCAAGTGAGAACACCCTTATCAACGGCTATCTTATATGCTTCACAATTATCTAACCCTGCCGTTGCGATGGATAAGCGTGATAAATTTTCTAAGAAAATTTTGGAGCGTTTGCATTATTTAGAACGGCAGGTAAATGATATGTTGGTGTTTGCTAAAGAAGGGCGTTTGGCTATGGCTGGATTTTCATTGCAAAGCCTATTGGCAAAAGTAGAGCGCGCTTTGGCAGATTCGGTAATTGAAGGCCAAGTACAGTTAACAATTGATAATCAATGTACTGTTGATGCAATGCACGGTAATGAGCATGCATTGCAGGGAATCATCATGAATTTATTGAGCAATTCCGTTGAAGCCATGCAAGGAAAAGGGCTGCTTTACCTTAAGGTTGTGCGCCATAATAAGCAAGCTATTATGCTAAGTATTAAAGATTCAGGGTCTGGTATTGAAGCTGTGCATTTACAAAGAATTTTTGAGCCATTTTTTACCACACGTGTTAATGGTACTGGTTTGGGTTTGGCTGTTGTTGATAGTGTTGTCAAAGCGCATGGTGGCAGTGTGCAGTGTTATTCGCAGTTAGGGAGTGGCACAGAATTTAAAATAATATTACCGTGTATTAGCTCGGTTTTTGAGCCTAGCCTTTCAATGGGAGCAAGCGCATGA
- a CDS encoding eukaryotic-like serine/threonine-protein kinase, translated as MHTNEPQPIPHHQDDATRLAPSKVTPENTPPQDHYDFFTENLRIEGVIGEGGVGRVYLAYDKRIGRRVAVKEIINPPTDDSLELVNSFIHEAKITAKLEHPGIIPIYEIGDREQYGPYYVMKYIKGITMEEQLLAFDAESAADDFKQRLKLLDPLIDVCEALAYAHERGVIHRDIKPTNIISGKFGETIIIDWGLAQAISANNNTYFFNNALNHQRNTLSDTRSSVAVGTPRYMAPEQCEGQACKASDVYSLGVILFRIITGKFPYHGEVSEIEAQLSSQKSSPSPYKFNQSAPAELVAICEKAMAKPKQLRFRDAGELLKQLNDYRSGRMVNVYSYSKQELLRRFFVRNKLLVTMLCALLITIMTGAGFAFHYAYLMEQEKTKAEHALVTITTFSERAQNEAHIIADAMQANAHLLYTDLKFAAAELAKLDPENSIQKNALLDNLHKLYPKIDAFSIKQTDTLTPYASSGWKASQQQYDIPVVLTSEKRLKIVFRTPIYQSKQVEQFLEAVMYPEVVMPALFSKMPRSGSELQDVWILRYDGLIIYDKNLKYLGSNLFTDPINILSPSLLEFGQLSFSREEGIGHYTYHEGNHSIDKIAAWETVQFSDTERWVVIVNYPYLTRSIVAESK; from the coding sequence ATGCACACTAACGAACCACAGCCTATTCCGCATCATCAAGATGATGCAACACGCTTAGCACCTAGCAAAGTAACACCAGAAAATACACCACCCCAAGATCACTACGATTTTTTTACTGAAAATCTACGTATTGAAGGTGTTATTGGTGAGGGGGGAGTTGGTCGTGTCTACTTGGCTTATGATAAAAGAATCGGCAGGCGGGTGGCGGTTAAAGAAATCATCAATCCACCGACTGACGATAGCCTTGAACTCGTTAACTCCTTTATACACGAAGCTAAAATTACCGCTAAATTAGAACATCCTGGTATTATTCCAATATACGAAATTGGCGATCGTGAGCAATATGGGCCCTATTATGTGATGAAGTACATCAAGGGCATTACCATGGAAGAACAGTTGCTGGCTTTTGATGCAGAGAGTGCTGCTGATGATTTCAAGCAACGCTTAAAATTACTCGACCCACTGATTGATGTCTGTGAAGCATTGGCTTATGCTCATGAACGAGGCGTTATTCATCGCGATATCAAGCCTACCAATATTATTAGTGGTAAATTTGGGGAAACTATTATTATTGATTGGGGGCTTGCTCAAGCCATTAGCGCCAACAATAACACCTACTTTTTTAATAATGCACTTAACCACCAACGTAATACCTTAAGTGATACCCGCTCATCAGTCGCCGTGGGCACACCTCGTTATATGGCACCTGAGCAATGCGAAGGGCAAGCCTGTAAAGCCAGTGATGTCTATAGTTTAGGGGTTATTTTATTCAGAATTATTACCGGCAAGTTTCCTTATCATGGCGAAGTGAGTGAAATTGAAGCCCAACTCAGCAGCCAAAAGAGTTCACCTTCACCTTATAAATTCAATCAATCTGCGCCTGCTGAATTGGTTGCTATTTGTGAAAAAGCCATGGCTAAGCCAAAACAACTCCGTTTTAGAGATGCAGGTGAATTACTTAAGCAATTAAATGACTACCGTAGCGGGCGTATGGTCAATGTGTATAGTTATTCAAAGCAGGAATTATTACGTAGGTTTTTTGTACGCAACAAACTATTAGTGACTATGCTTTGTGCTTTATTAATCACCATCATGACAGGTGCAGGCTTTGCTTTTCATTATGCTTATTTAATGGAGCAAGAAAAAACCAAAGCTGAACATGCCTTAGTGACTATAACTACTTTTAGTGAACGAGCCCAAAATGAAGCACATATTATTGCTGATGCCATGCAGGCCAATGCACATTTGCTTTATACCGACCTGAAATTTGCGGCAGCTGAGCTTGCCAAATTAGACCCTGAAAATAGTATTCAAAAAAATGCACTACTGGATAATTTACATAAACTCTATCCAAAAATTGATGCTTTTTCAATTAAGCAAACAGACACGCTTACCCCATACGCATCGTCAGGCTGGAAAGCCAGTCAACAACAATATGATATTCCTGTTGTACTAACGAGTGAGAAGCGTTTGAAAATCGTTTTCCGTACCCCTATTTACCAAAGCAAGCAGGTAGAACAATTCCTTGAGGCAGTCATGTACCCTGAGGTTGTCATGCCTGCATTGTTTTCCAAAATGCCTAGATCAGGGTCTGAATTGCAAGATGTGTGGATATTACGTTATGACGGCTTGATTATTTATGATAAAAACCTTAAATACTTAGGCAGTAATTTATTTACCGACCCCATCAATATTTTATCACCCTCCTTATTAGAGTTTGGACAGCTTTCTTTTAGTCGAGAAGAGGGTATTGGGCATTATACTTACCATGAGGGTAACCATAGTATTGATAAAATTGCTGCTTGGGAAACTGTACAATTTAGCGATACTGAACGTTGGGTGGTTATTGTTAATTATCCTTATTTAACACGAAGCATAGTAGCTGAAAGCAAATAA
- a CDS encoding proton glutamate symport protein, DAACS family translates to MKKFANILLNPWIIFFSVITGSVIGVFEPQLANSLAPFGVIYLKLLQMLVLPVLMTAIISGLGRLFISGSAQEYLVKVLLFLVVNLMLISAMGVSVGHLGKVGSGLGEQAQITLGKTISAAEANTDATALMGQETSGVYLFIQAMVPSNIFQALVNGDNLAILFFSILVGISMGLLGSSSSYIALDVVDAFYGAFLAAINWVMYLLPFGLCCLFASQVAQVGLDIFWAMSKLVLFIYLSASVLILGFALLIAYKSKISFLQTLAALRQPFFVALGTASSFASIPAALTALQDKLQVKHDVADLIVPLGMTINPPGSVLYFAIAGTFIAQIYNVSLGLDQLAIMVFAALLAGISSASAPGIVGLSMISMVLIPLGLPVEVAIILLVAIDPIVDPILTVVNVFSNCAMAVIASEPDKTEATPNVLHNLLSVEQNKQ, encoded by the coding sequence ATGAAAAAGTTTGCCAATATATTATTAAACCCCTGGATTATTTTTTTCAGTGTTATTACTGGTTCTGTGATCGGTGTATTCGAGCCGCAACTAGCCAATTCGCTTGCACCTTTTGGAGTGATCTATTTAAAATTATTACAAATGTTAGTCTTGCCTGTCTTAATGACCGCTATTATTTCTGGGCTAGGTCGGTTGTTTATTTCAGGTTCTGCGCAAGAATATTTAGTCAAAGTCTTACTATTTTTGGTCGTTAATTTAATGCTGATCAGTGCCATGGGAGTTAGTGTCGGTCATTTAGGTAAGGTGGGTAGTGGTTTGGGAGAGCAAGCGCAAATTACCTTGGGAAAAACGATTTCTGCTGCCGAAGCCAATACTGATGCCACGGCACTAATGGGGCAAGAAACCTCTGGTGTATATTTATTTATCCAAGCCATGGTGCCGAGCAATATCTTTCAAGCCTTAGTGAATGGTGATAATTTAGCCATCTTGTTTTTCTCAATTTTAGTGGGTATTAGCATGGGACTGTTAGGCTCCAGTTCCAGTTATATTGCTTTGGATGTAGTCGATGCTTTTTATGGTGCTTTTCTGGCGGCCATTAACTGGGTCATGTACTTATTACCATTTGGTTTATGCTGTTTATTTGCCAGTCAGGTAGCACAAGTCGGGCTGGATATTTTTTGGGCTATGTCTAAGTTGGTGTTATTTATTTACTTGAGTGCCAGCGTGTTAATTTTGGGTTTTGCACTGTTAATTGCTTATAAAAGTAAAATCAGTTTTTTGCAAACTTTGGCTGCACTGCGGCAACCTTTCTTTGTCGCACTAGGCACAGCCAGTAGCTTTGCCTCTATTCCTGCAGCATTAACAGCATTGCAAGACAAATTACAAGTAAAGCACGATGTTGCTGATTTGATTGTGCCTTTAGGTATGACTATCAATCCACCTGGATCAGTATTATATTTTGCAATAGCAGGTACTTTTATTGCCCAAATATATAATGTCTCCTTAGGCTTGGATCAGCTTGCCATTATGGTATTTGCCGCTCTTTTAGCTGGTATTTCTTCTGCCAGTGCGCCAGGTATTGTTGGTTTAAGTATGATTTCTATGGTGTTGATACCTTTGGGCTTACCAGTAGAAGTGGCGATTATTTTACTGGTAGCCATAGACCCTATCGTAGATCCTATCTTAACGGTGGTAAATGTATTTTCTAATTGCGCTATGGCAGTTATTGCTTCAGAGCCTGATAAAACAGAAGCAACACCAAATGTTCTGCATAACTTACTCTCGGTAGAACAGAATAAGCAATAA
- a CDS encoding polar amino acid transport system substrate-binding protein → MYLFFLPAMLKDKYAIITKSDLFFDCIILSGIIKSSPLRVILLFWVCIYPITTFAEAIVLAPDIQRIIQRGKLIVALHHENAPPFSMLKNGELTGVDVEIAQDIAAKLQVHLEFNRQAKTYDEVVEFVAQGKADIAVSLISSSLHRAKFVLFSEPYLLLQQALLINRLGLAKLGNPREQHDIRQVLNQPGIKIGTMRSTAYIDYAHADYPQAALVTYDSWEQIISDVKAGKLLAAFYDEIAINNWNKHHPEDSLFLKTKILTHRYDPLAIVVNQRDTLLLAWLNLYVSRAQLDGYFQALQAKYF, encoded by the coding sequence GTGTATTTGTTTTTTCTACCCGCTATGTTAAAGGACAAGTATGCAATAATAACCAAGTCGGACTTGTTTTTTGACTGCATCATACTTTCGGGCATTATCAAATCCTCGCCTCTAAGAGTAATTCTTTTATTTTGGGTATGTATTTATCCCATAACCACCTTTGCTGAAGCAATAGTATTAGCACCTGATATTCAACGTATTATCCAGCGCGGAAAACTCATCGTTGCTTTACATCATGAAAATGCGCCACCCTTTTCCATGTTAAAAAATGGTGAACTCACAGGCGTTGATGTTGAAATAGCGCAAGATATAGCCGCTAAACTACAAGTACATCTGGAATTTAATCGTCAAGCTAAAACATATGATGAAGTGGTTGAGTTTGTTGCTCAAGGCAAGGCGGATATTGCGGTTAGTTTAATTAGTAGCTCCTTGCATCGAGCTAAATTTGTGTTGTTCTCCGAGCCTTATTTATTACTACAACAAGCCTTACTTATTAATCGCTTAGGATTGGCTAAGCTCGGCAACCCACGAGAACAACATGATATTAGGCAAGTTCTAAATCAGCCTGGCATCAAAATAGGTACGATGCGTAGTACTGCCTATATTGATTATGCCCATGCTGATTACCCACAAGCTGCATTGGTTACTTATGATTCATGGGAACAAATCATCTCCGATGTTAAAGCAGGCAAATTATTGGCTGCTTTTTATGATGAAATTGCTATTAATAATTGGAACAAACATCACCCGGAAGATAGTCTTTTTTTAAAAACAAAAATATTAACACACCGCTATGACCCGTTAGCCATTGTTGTTAATCAACGAGATACTTTATTGCTGGCTTGGCTTAATTTATATGTCAGTCGTGCACAACTGGATGGTTACTTCCAAGCCTTACAAGCCAAATATTTTTGA
- a CDS encoding triacylglycerol lipase, with translation MNKRKFNPSAKGFSKLNLAYLAFCSNLAYESKEKIRLNMESQGFNLERDNYFFSDSVTGTQCFIVGDNKKIIITFRGTEGKVADWVTDIQLFKDTWTNSTPIGQVHKGFYKALQAVFLNIENEINTLRTNNQTIWVTGHSLGGALATLAAATLKFQGSEIHFNGLYTFGQPRLGDRMFANAFNKYLKQKCFRVVNNNDVVSRVPPQIFGYSHVGTLKYFDVNGKLHSDSSLSWWAKFWDRLEGRYDNGFDIIPDDISDHSMDIYQSLSEHT, from the coding sequence ATGAATAAACGTAAATTTAACCCTAGTGCTAAAGGGTTTAGTAAATTAAATTTAGCATATTTAGCTTTCTGTTCAAATTTAGCATATGAATCAAAAGAAAAAATTCGTCTTAATATGGAGAGTCAGGGATTTAATCTCGAGAGAGATAATTATTTTTTTTCAGATAGCGTCACCGGGACACAATGCTTTATTGTTGGGGATAATAAAAAAATCATAATCACTTTTCGAGGTACAGAGGGAAAAGTAGCTGACTGGGTAACTGACATTCAGCTTTTTAAAGATACTTGGACAAATTCTACACCAATTGGACAAGTTCATAAGGGTTTTTATAAAGCTCTGCAAGCAGTATTTTTAAACATTGAAAACGAAATAAATACCTTGAGAACCAATAACCAGACCATTTGGGTTACAGGACATAGTTTAGGAGGAGCATTAGCGACATTAGCTGCTGCAACACTTAAGTTTCAAGGTTCTGAAATTCATTTTAATGGTCTATATACTTTTGGTCAACCAAGGCTGGGAGACCGTATGTTTGCAAATGCTTTCAATAAATATCTCAAACAAAAATGCTTTAGAGTTGTTAATAATAATGATGTTGTTTCCAGAGTACCACCACAAATTTTTGGCTATAGCCATGTCGGCACCTTAAAATATTTTGATGTTAATGGTAAGTTGCACTCTGACAGTAGCTTGTCTTGGTGGGCAAAATTTTGGGATAGGTTAGAAGGTAGATACGACAATGGATTTGACATTATACCTGATGATATTAGTGACCACAGTATGGATATCTACCAAAGCCTATCTGAACACACATAA